The following coding sequences are from one Culex quinquefasciatus strain JHB chromosome 1, VPISU_Cqui_1.0_pri_paternal, whole genome shotgun sequence window:
- the LOC6041358 gene encoding ras-related protein rab7 has product MATRKKVLLKVIILGDSSVGKTSLMNQYVNKRFSNQYKATIGADFLTKEVVIDDRVVTMQIWDTAGQERFQSLGVAFYRGADCCVLVYDTTAPNTFKNLDSWRDEFLIQASPRDPDHFPFVVLGNKIDLENRAVSTKRAQQWCQAKNDIPYFETSAKEGINVDLAFQTIAKNALAQESEVELYNEFPDQIKLNADRNNRPRNGDNCSC; this is encoded by the exons ATGGCGACCAGGAAAAAGGTCCTGCTGAAGGTGATCATCCTCGGCGATAGCAGCGTCGGCAAGACTTCGCTGATGAACCAGTACGTGAACAAGCGCTTCTCGAACCAATACAAGGCCACGATCGGGGCGGACTTTCTCACCAAGGAGGTGGTAATTGACGATCGGGTTGTCACGATGCAG ATTTGGGACACGGCCGGCCAGGAGCGGTTCCAGTCGCTCGGAGTGGCGTTCTACCGCGGGGCGGACTGCTGCGTGCTGGTGTACGATACGACCGCGCCGAACACCTTCAAGAATCTCGACTCGTGGCGGGACGAGTTTCTGATCCAGGCGAGCCCGCGCGACCCGGACCACTTTCCGTTCGTTGTGCTCGGCAACAAGATCGATCTGGAGAATCGTGCG gTGTCAACGAAGCGTGCCCAGCAGTGGTGCCAGGCCAAGAATGATATTCCCTACTTTGAGACGTCGGCCAAGGAAGGCATCAACGTAGATCTTGCGTTCCAGACGATTGCCAAAAACGCGTTAGCCCAGGAGAGCGAG GTTGAACTCTACAACGAGTTCCCGGACCAGATCAAGCTGAACGCGGACCGCAACAACCGGCCCCGAAACGGTGACAACTGCTCGTGCTAA